In 'Nostoc azollae' 0708, the following are encoded in one genomic region:
- a CDS encoding M20 family metallopeptidase, with the protein MVSTFPSSSTENLSNVRLQIRSLQPQLIEWRRGIHQKPELGFQEKLTAEFISQKLQAWGVEHQTGIAETGIVVIIKGEKSQYGKVLGIRADMDALPVQEENEVSYCSQHDGVMHACGHDGHTAIAMGTAYYLQQHRQDFAGTVKIIFQPAEEGPGGAKPMIEAGVLKNPDVDAMIGLHLWNDLPVGTVGVRPGPLLAAVDFFNCTILGKGGHGALPHQTIDSIVVAAQIVNALQTIVARNVNPLDSAVVTIGELHAGTKMNVIAHTARMTGSLRYFNTDLAGFFKQRIEQIIAGVCQSHGANYDLEYINLYPAVINNPGIAELVRNVAESVVETPVNIVPECQIMGSEDMSFFLQEVPGCYFLLGSANAAKNLNYPHHHPRFDFDETALVMGVEMFVRCVEKYFS; encoded by the coding sequence ATGGTTTCTACTTTTCCTAGTTCCTCTACTGAAAATCTCTCTAATGTGCGTTTGCAAATTCGTTCCTTACAACCACAATTAATAGAATGGAGAAGAGGCATACATCAAAAACCAGAATTAGGTTTTCAAGAAAAATTAACAGCTGAATTTATTTCCCAGAAATTGCAAGCATGGGGAGTTGAACATCAAACAGGGATAGCCGAAACTGGCATTGTTGTAATTATCAAAGGTGAAAAATCTCAGTATGGAAAAGTGTTAGGAATTCGTGCTGATATGGATGCCTTACCAGTACAAGAAGAGAATGAAGTGAGTTATTGTTCCCAGCATGATGGAGTCATGCACGCTTGTGGACATGATGGACATACGGCGATCGCAATGGGAACAGCATACTACCTTCAACAGCATCGCCAAGACTTTGCCGGCACTGTGAAAATTATCTTCCAACCAGCAGAAGAAGGCCCCGGTGGTGCAAAACCAATGATAGAAGCAGGAGTCTTGAAAAACCCGGATGTTGATGCCATGATCGGCTTACATCTGTGGAATGATTTACCCGTGGGAACAGTCGGAGTTCGTCCAGGGCCTTTGTTAGCAGCTGTAGACTTCTTTAACTGTACAATTTTAGGTAAAGGTGGACATGGCGCACTTCCCCATCAAACCATTGATTCAATTGTAGTCGCTGCCCAAATCGTCAACGCCTTGCAAACAATTGTTGCCCGTAACGTCAACCCCTTAGATTCAGCCGTGGTGACAATAGGAGAACTCCACGCCGGCACCAAAATGAATGTCATTGCTCATACCGCTAGAATGACTGGATCACTCAGATATTTTAATACCGATTTAGCAGGTTTCTTTAAACAAAGAATTGAGCAAATTATCGCCGGAGTGTGTCAAAGTCATGGTGCAAATTATGACTTGGAATATATCAATCTTTATCCTGCAGTCATTAATAATCCTGGAATTGCGGAATTAGTACGAAATGTAGCAGAATCCGTAGTAGAAACCCCTGTGAATATCGTCCCAGAATGCCAAATTATGGGTAGTGAAGATATGTCATTTTTCCTACAAGAAGTTCCGGGTTGTTATTTCTTATTAGGTTCTGCAAATGCAGCAAAAAACTTAAATTATCCTCATCATCATCCCCGATTTGACTTTGATGAAACTGCTTTAGTTATGGGAGTGGAGATGTTTGTCAGATGTGTGGAAAAGTATTTTTCTTGA
- the bioD gene encoding dethiobiotin synthase, which translates to MSNTLLITGTDTEAGKTVVTTAIAAYRQKYYPQSSLGIMKPIQSGVGDRELYQHLFALDQSPEETTPLYFQAPLAPPIAAAKENRTIDLALVWQTLLKLQKRHDFVLVESLGGLGSPITYELTVADLAGEWRLPTVLVVPVRLGAIAQAVANVALARQTKIDLRGIILNCTQPCTEEEITDLTPPDLIESFTHIPILGCLPYLEASTNLEQLAQVGSNLDWEILF; encoded by the coding sequence TTGTCTAACACACTACTAATTACAGGGACTGATACGGAGGCTGGTAAAACTGTTGTTACTACAGCCATAGCAGCCTATCGGCAAAAATATTATCCTCAAAGCAGCTTGGGGATTATGAAACCCATTCAATCTGGGGTAGGTGACAGAGAACTTTATCAACATCTTTTTGCTCTAGATCAGTCACCAGAAGAAACTACACCTTTGTATTTTCAAGCACCTCTAGCCCCACCGATCGCAGCAGCCAAGGAAAATCGTACCATAGATTTAGCTTTGGTTTGGCAGACTTTATTAAAATTGCAAAAACGCCATGATTTTGTGTTGGTGGAATCTCTGGGAGGCTTGGGTTCACCAATTACGTATGAATTGACAGTAGCAGATTTAGCTGGAGAATGGCGATTACCAACGGTTTTAGTTGTACCTGTAAGATTAGGTGCGATCGCTCAAGCCGTGGCTAATGTAGCATTAGCTAGACAAACTAAAATTGATTTGCGTGGGATTATTCTCAACTGTACCCAACCCTGCACTGAAGAAGAAATAACTGATTTAACACCACCGGATTTAATTGAATCATTTACACACATACCGATTTTAGGCTGTTTACCTTATTTAGAAGCATCCACTAACTTGGAACAACTAGCCCAAGTTGGATCTAATTTAGATTGGGAAATATTATTTTGA
- a CDS encoding serine/threonine-protein kinase, with product MQPPIKVGTILQNRYHIIHVLGQGGFGRTYLAEDQRRFNELCAIKELILATTEAYGGKKAQELFEREAATLYKIDHPQIPKFREKFAQEDRLFLVQDYVAGKTYHTLLVEYQAAGKAFTESEVLQLLRSLLPILEHIHKCGIIHRDISPDNLILRDVDKKPVLIDFGVVKELATRLSAPKQKQVTTVGKLGYSPSEQMQSGQAYPNSDLYALAVTAIVLLTAKEPAYLFDETALSWNWQKWVTVSPRFAEVLNRLLSYVPGDRYQSAKEVLSVLQSLDQPSVPQPNRSHLQTIAVGHRPDPLPPRPNRPNPVITPQPSSSMLDSPLAIGAIGSAVVILAGFGSWAVVNSIRHQSKTSPEDTSTPQSFPSPVIPGGLTSTPTPEFTFTPTPTPTNAEPIFYEKRLELGTSNTLKVDGTLKANEIIQYSFAGEIGQNLTVAVNQGSGVLVTVLAANGQPIGSDSIQVTSYQGLLLDSGQYTIQLSLSEGVAESDYSLSVALENPVLPTPTEIPRPTETPTPTEILRPTETPISTETPTPTETPMETPMETPMETPMETPMETPMETPTTVPQENNQRPETTPTPGFTGRN from the coding sequence ATGCAACCACCCATTAAAGTTGGTACTATCTTACAAAATCGTTACCATATCATTCACGTTCTTGGGCAGGGGGGATTTGGTAGAACCTATCTCGCAGAAGACCAGAGACGCTTTAACGAACTTTGCGCGATTAAGGAGTTGATACTCGCAACAACGGAAGCATATGGTGGCAAAAAAGCGCAAGAGTTGTTTGAGCGAGAAGCAGCTACTTTATATAAAATCGACCATCCACAAATACCAAAATTTCGGGAAAAGTTTGCACAAGAAGATCGCTTGTTTTTGGTACAAGATTATGTAGCGGGTAAAACCTACCACACTCTGCTGGTTGAATACCAAGCTGCGGGAAAAGCTTTCACAGAGTCCGAAGTATTACAGTTGTTGCGCTCTTTGTTGCCGATTTTAGAGCATATTCATAAATGCGGAATTATTCACCGGGATATTTCGCCAGATAATTTGATTTTACGGGATGTTGACAAAAAGCCTGTATTAATTGATTTTGGTGTCGTGAAAGAACTAGCGACGCGGTTATCTGCCCCAAAACAAAAGCAAGTAACTACTGTTGGTAAATTAGGCTATTCTCCCAGTGAGCAAATGCAATCAGGTCAGGCTTATCCTAATAGTGACTTGTATGCACTAGCAGTAACGGCAATAGTTTTGTTGACAGCGAAAGAACCAGCATATTTATTTGATGAAACCGCGCTGAGTTGGAATTGGCAGAAGTGGGTAACAGTCAGTCCCCGGTTTGCTGAAGTCTTGAATCGGCTCTTAAGTTATGTGCCCGGTGATCGCTATCAAAGTGCCAAGGAAGTGCTATCAGTATTACAATCCCTAGACCAACCCAGTGTTCCTCAGCCAAATCGATCCCATTTACAAACTATAGCTGTTGGTCATCGTCCCGACCCTTTACCACCAAGACCCAACAGACCTAATCCAGTAATTACACCCCAGCCAAGTAGCTCCATGTTAGATAGCCCCTTAGCGATTGGCGCTATTGGCAGTGCGGTGGTTATCTTAGCAGGATTCGGTTCTTGGGCAGTGGTGAATTCCATTCGCCATCAATCCAAAACGTCACCGGAAGACACAAGCACACCTCAAAGTTTTCCTTCTCCAGTTATCCCTGGTGGTTTAACATCCACACCAACACCCGAATTTACATTTACACCCACACCAACACCGACTAATGCAGAACCTATTTTTTATGAAAAACGCCTAGAATTAGGCACATCTAATACACTTAAGGTAGATGGTACTCTCAAGGCTAATGAAATAATTCAATACAGTTTTGCGGGTGAAATTGGACAAAATTTAACTGTAGCGGTTAACCAAGGTAGTGGAGTTTTGGTCACGGTGTTAGCGGCCAATGGACAACCGATTGGTTCTGACTCCATTCAAGTTACTTCCTATCAGGGTTTATTGTTGGATAGTGGTCAATACACAATTCAATTAAGTCTGTCTGAGGGAGTGGCAGAAAGTGACTATAGTTTGAGTGTGGCTTTAGAAAATCCAGTTCTACCTACACCGACAGAGATACCGAGACCAACAGAAACACCTACACCGACAGAGATACTGAGACCAACAGAAACACCTATATCGACAGAAACACCCACACCAACGGAAACACCAATGGAAACACCAATGGAAACACCAATGGAAACACCAATGGAAACACCAATGGAAACACCAATGGAAACACCAACTACTGTCCCACAAGAAAATAATCAACGCCCTGAAACAACACCAACACCAGGATTCACCGGTAGAAATTAA
- a CDS encoding ribose-phosphate pyrophosphokinase, which translates to MNAHRGSAVLSSATLTVQPIATGVNENHRLRLFSGSANLQLSQEVARYLGMDLGPMIRKRFADGEIYVQIQESIRGCDVYLIQPSCQPVNDHLMELLIMIDACRRASARQITAVLPYYGYARADRKTAGRESITAKLVANLITQAGANRVLAMDLHAAQIQGYFDIPFDHVYGSPVLLDYLTSKALHDIVVVSPDVGGVARARAFAKKLNDAPLAIIDKRRQAHNVAEVLNVIGDVKGKTAVLVDDMIDTGGTITEGAKLLREEGASQVYACATHAVFSPPAIERLSSGLFEEVIVTNTIPIPESDHFPQLVTLSVANLLGEAIWRIHEDTSLSSLFR; encoded by the coding sequence ATGAATGCACATCGAGGATCTGCTGTGCTAAGTTCTGCAACTTTAACAGTACAACCAATAGCCACAGGAGTGAATGAAAATCACCGCCTGCGGCTGTTTTCTGGTTCTGCCAATTTACAACTATCCCAAGAAGTCGCTCGTTACCTGGGCATGGACTTGGGTCCAATGATTCGCAAAAGATTTGCGGATGGAGAAATTTATGTTCAAATCCAAGAATCCATTCGGGGTTGTGATGTCTACTTAATCCAGCCAAGTTGTCAACCTGTTAACGACCACTTAATGGAATTGCTGATTATGATTGATGCCTGTCGTCGGGCTTCCGCACGACAGATCACAGCAGTTCTTCCATATTATGGTTATGCTCGTGCCGATCGCAAAACCGCCGGTAGAGAATCTATCACCGCCAAACTTGTTGCTAACCTGATCACTCAAGCAGGTGCTAACCGTGTTCTAGCAATGGATTTGCACGCAGCCCAAATTCAGGGGTATTTCGATATACCCTTTGATCACGTTTACGGTTCACCAGTGTTACTGGATTACTTAACGAGTAAAGCACTACATGACATTGTAGTTGTTTCTCCTGATGTGGGTGGTGTCGCACGAGCCAGAGCATTTGCGAAAAAACTCAATGATGCACCACTGGCAATTATTGACAAACGTCGTCAGGCTCACAATGTCGCCGAAGTTTTAAATGTCATTGGTGATGTTAAAGGCAAAACCGCAGTTTTAGTAGATGATATGATTGATACCGGCGGAACAATTACCGAAGGAGCTAAATTACTGCGTGAAGAAGGTGCAAGTCAGGTATATGCCTGTGCTACCCATGCAGTATTTTCACCACCTGCCATTGAACGCTTATCAAGTGGTTTGTTTGAGGAAGTTATAGTTACTAACACCATTCCCATTCCTGAAAGCGATCATTTTCCCCAATTAGTAACGCTTTCAGTTGCTAATTTACTGGGAGAAGCGATTTGGCGTATACACGAAGATACCTCACTTAGTAGTTTATTCCGTTGA